In Bacillus rossius redtenbacheri isolate Brsri chromosome 15, Brsri_v3, whole genome shotgun sequence, one genomic interval encodes:
- the LOC134539339 gene encoding tubulin beta-1 chain — protein MREIVHIQAGQCGNQIGAKFWEIISDEHGIDPTGAYHGDSDLQLERINVYYNEASGGKYVPRAILVDLEPGTMDSVRSGPFGQIFRPDNFVFGQSGAGNNWAKGHYTEGAELVDSVLDVVRKEAESCDCLQGFQLTHSLGGGTGSGMGTLLISKIREEYPDRIMNTYSVVPSPKVSDTVVEPYNATLSVHQLVENTDETYCIDNEALYDICFRTLKLTTPTYGDLNHLVSLTMSGVTTCLRFPGQLNADLRKLAVNMVPFPRLHFFMPGFAPLTSRGSQQYRALTVPELTQQMFDAKNMMAACDPRHGRYLTVAAVFRGRMSMKEVDEQMLNIQNKNSSYFVEWIPNNVKTAVCDIPPRGLKMSATFIGNSTAIQELFKRISEQFTAMFRRKAFLHWYTGEGMDEMEFTEAESNMNDLVSEYQQYQEATADEDAEFDEEQEAEVDEN, from the exons ATGAGGGAAATTGTTCACATCCAGGCTGGTCAGTGCGGAAACCAAATTGGAGCTAAG TTTTGGGAAATCATCTCAGACGAACATGGCATCGACCCAACTGGTGCCTACCACGGAGACTCCGATCTGCAGCTAGAGCGCATCAATGTGTACTACAATGAGGCGTCTGGCGGGAAGTACGTCCCCAGGGCCATCTTGGTGGACCTGGAGCCAGGCACAATGGACTCCGTTCGCTCTGGCCCCTTCGGACAGATCTTCCGACCAGACAACTTTGTGTTCGGTCAGAGCGGCGCTGGCAACAACTGGGCCAAGGGGCACTACACGGAAGGTGCCGAGCTCGTTGACTCGGTGCTTGACGTGGTGCGCAAGGAAGCGGAGAGCTGCGATTGTCTCCAAGGGTTCCAGTTGACCCACTCCCTGGGTGGTGGTACCGGCTCAGGCATGGGCACGCTGCTCATCTCCAAGATCCGAGAAGAGTACCCAGACCGCATAATGAACACCTACTCAGTCGTCCCCTCGCCCAAAGTATCAGACACTGTCGTCGAACCGTACAACGCTACACTCTCAGTCCACCAGCTTGTTGAGAACACGGATGAGACCTACTGCATAGATAACGAGGCCCTCTATGACATCTGCTTCAGGACTCTGAAGCTGACCACTCCCACCTACGGCGATTTGAACCATCTGGTTTCGCTCACCATGTCCGGTGTGACCACCTGCCTGAGGTTCCCCGGCCAACTGAACGCCGATCTTCGCAAGCTTGCCGTCAACATGGTCCCCTTCCCCCGCCTCCACTTCTTCATGCCCGGCTTCGCCCCGCTGACGTCCCGCGGCAGCCAGCAGTACCGCGCCCTCACCGTCCCCGAGCTCACACAGCAGATGTTCGACGCCAAGAACATGATGGCTGCCTGCGACCCGCGCCACGGCCGCTACCTCACGGTCGCTGCCGTATTCCGCGGCCGCATGTCCATGAAGGAGGTGGACGAGCAGATGCTCAACATCCAGAACAAGAACAGCAGCTACTTCGTCGAGTGGATCCCCAACAACGTGAAGACCGCGGTCTGTGACATTCCACCCCGCGGCCTGAAGATGTCTGCCACGTTCATCGGCAACTCCACGGCCATCCAGGAGCTGTTCAAGCGCATTTCCGAACAGTTCACGGCCATGTTCCGCAGGAAGGCTTTCCTGCATTGGTACACTGGCGAGGGCATGGACGAGATGGAGTTCACGGAGGCAGAGTCCAACATGAATGACCTGGTGTCAGAGTACCAGCAGTACCAGGAGGCGACCGCCGACGAGGACGCAGAGTTTGACGAGGAGCAGGAGGCTGAGGTCGACGAGAACTAG